Below is a window of Panulirus ornatus isolate Po-2019 chromosome 24, ASM3632096v1, whole genome shotgun sequence DNA.
ACTGCCCAAACTACCACAAAAATGTCCCAAGATAATTCAGCATGTAAATACAATATCTTACTGTCACTCACTGTATACAGTACTATTTCTATAAAAAGGTAAAAAAGGTATTAAAATTATTATAAATTTTCAATCATTTATTTGGATACCGGTTTTCAAGTACTTTCTGGCATTTTCTAATCCTTCAAATTTCAACTTAGAATCAGATTCACCTAAAAAGGTAACCTGAGCAACGCATTTTGTTGCTCCTTTTCGACGAGAAGTAGCACAATATACAACATTATGAGACAATGATACTATTGCCTCCTTTGCAGCAGCCTCTGTCAAGCCAAAGAATCTTCCCAGATTCATAACATCATAGGGGGGACGAATTTGGCTTGGAAATCTTGCCTGGCTTGTAAGTATCATGTTTGCTGACCTTGAACTCTGATGCAGAATGTGTGACAAGGTGATAGTATGCTGACGGCTACTGGAGTTTGTAATACATGGGCCATATCTCAACTGTAAAATATACTGGAATCAGTATAacattttttcataaattttgctTACGAACTAGCAAGTAGTGTTATAGGCCATATCTTTAAAAGGATAGTAATGACAGGTGTAATACAAAATCTGTAAAAGATTAAATGCTtcagatactgaaaaaaaaattaattacgcATGATAATTTTACCAACAGTAATGTTCCTGAAAGTTCCTTAACATTAATATGTTTGTGGGCATTCTTGATGTAAGACTTAATATTAATATGTTTGTGAGCATCTTGATATGGTAAGCCACAGCCAGATTATATCAATATTTACTAAAGCTCTAAACGTATGAGTACAAGAATCTGGGCAAAGAATTACATGTGTCCAGAATATGATGCAACTCCTCCTAGGGATGAGTTAAATACACCTACCATTTCTACTTCCCACATTTCCTTCAATTCATTAAGTAAAATGTGTCTGTCCATATGTTGTGGACTAAGATAATGCAATGCAATGGAATTCCAAATAGCTTAAATATAGGAATATAGATCGTTAGCTTACCTCAAAATAAATATCCCGCTCTACTGCTAAACGTAATAATTTCCTGGCAAATCGAGTACCACGCTCTTCAGGGTCAAGAGAGATGATATCCACATCTACATTTGTTTGGGATACAGtctgaaaattaaaagaaaacaagaaaatgaaacaatatttaCTAAATATCACTACTCACAAGTCCCTTTGCAGGGAGGTTACAGATGACATGGAGATATCTATAACCTATGACTTCAGGTCTGCAGGAAAGAGAGGTCATAGTAAACTATTCAAAGTGACAATGAAGTATCCAGAAAGATAAATCCTCTCACCCCATTTCAAAACTGATATGAATAGTATCTGAATTACAAACTTGGAAAAGTTAATAGTCACAATAAACTtttatggtggtggtgaataCCTAATGGATATATACTGTCTCATTGTTCCATGACCATATGATTAATTTCTCAGAGACAATTATCAAAATCAAATGAGGTACTGATGATGGGTCATCTCTTAAGGGTGATGTTAAATTAAGAATGGAAATATAGCCAGTGGTAAAGAAAACCCTCTTTCTTGGTGTGGTAGGGTTTCGAATGAACCACAATGAGGCAGGTAGGTGGCAGTGTATGATAAGTTTTCTTCCAGGCATGAatccacttgtatatatatatatatacgcgggagacagcgacaaagtaaaaaaaaaaaaaaaaaaaaaaaaaaaaatatatatatatatacatatatgtgggtACACCAAAGCAAAACTTACATTCTATTATTAACATCAGGTTATAACCACCACCCAAACATTTCATTAATAGCTTCAAATGATATAAATACTCCTAAGGACACATACTCTACGCAGTGTATATGGCTCATGACTTTACTGATGTTTGCCTAGTTAGCTGTTTGGACTCTGGCCAGTCAATGTTCATTTACATCCATCAACCATAAAATCTTTTCTTCAGGAGTTAAGATTAATTCCaagacatttactctcaatatgCATGTGGCCCTTAACTCTGTAGTTACTTTTCAGCCATTAAGTCATACAGTACTACATACACTAATCATGTTTAGGTACACATGGAGTATATCTGAAACACTAAGCATATGATCCTTGAAGCTTTGTGGTGTACATAATGAAGTGGATAACACAACGGTCCTCCCCTGAGTTGCCAATGGCAGCACAGTAATTATGAGGTGCAGAAATTTTCCTTGTATAATGTGTGCCTTtacaataaaaatatttttttatacaaAAATTTCAGTAGTTACTGAAGATGACTGAAGAACATTTTTCACTTCTCAAGATTACTGACAGAAATGATGAGAATTCTTTCAACTTAGAGAGATTTCTCAAGACACATCAAGCTAAACTTTACATTAATCTATTCAGTAATCAAACTATGGCACAGAAACATCCTTATGATATCTTACCTGTTTGAGAGCACCTTCTGTGGTTGGGGTGAAAGCAATTATATCATACTGCTTAATGACATCACGAAACTTGGAGAGAAAAGCAGACCCTGGGTCAGAGTATGTGATTGTGATACGTGTGAGAATGACAGGTTTTCGAGTGATCTTGTGCTGGCGGAGATCCTCTTCAGACAACGTCAATTTTGGAGGGGAAGGAACAAAGGGAAAATCTCCTGTAATTAGCAATCATACGTATATGAGAAAAATGTAAATCTTAATCTATTTTCTACATCAACAGAAACTTTGTTGTTTGTCTattgacacaaaactcattcatGAGTGTGGCTGATATATTTTAACTCAAATATTGAAAATCAAGATAAAATATGGCAGCTAGAAAGGTTAGTGTCTCATCTACATTTACATTTAATCTATCCCACATCATCAATCATATCTCGAAACCTCACCACTATTACCATAGTCATTTGTGCAAAGAAATT
It encodes the following:
- the Rpp30 gene encoding ribonuclease P protein subunit p30; the encoded protein is MKLARGFCDLNISATDTDLKRTVLKALSFGYQTVAINREVTDNTSTEKKKRKKGDFPFVPSPPKLTLSEEDLRQHKITRKPVILTRITITYSDPGSAFLSKFRDVIKQYDIIAFTPTTEGALKQTVSQTNVDVDIISLDPEERGTRFARKLLRLAVERDIYFELRYGPCITNSSSRQHTITLSHILHQSSRSANMILTSQARFPSQIRPPYDVMNLGRFFGLTEAAAKEAIVSLSHNVVYCATSRRKGATKCVAQVTFLGESDSKLKFEGLENARKYLKTGIQIND